In Synechococcus sp. CC9616, the following are encoded in one genomic region:
- the purD gene encoding phosphoribosylamine--glycine ligase, producing MAISSTRPNTLPALRRLLIVGSGGREHALSWGLRRCPSVEVVWIAPGNGGTKSETSGGTSDQQVQIAETDAAGLLSHCRAEAIDLVIVGPEAPLAAGLADTLREAGIAVFGPGAEGAQLEASKAWAKQLMQDAGVPTARHWAVSSEAEALAVLKQVNCPLVVKADGLAAGKGVTVAESIAETQAAIEEAFGGRFGAAGAQLVLEERLQGPEVSVFALCDGERMVLLPPAQDHKRLEEGDRGPNTGGMGAYAPAPLLDQDGLEQVRQAVLEPTLKALRARGIEYRGVIYAGLMLTANGPQVIEFNCRFGDPECQTLVPLLGPELAQVLQACAHGRLDLAPTLTIGNQCSACVVAAAKGYPNSTRTGDSIDLRLDSDAQLQLFHAGTRLDQSGNLVSSGGRVLAVVAQGRDFDAAFAAAYGGLKQVHFDGIHYRRDIGHQVRTD from the coding sequence ATGGCCATCTCGAGCACCCGTCCCAACACCCTGCCGGCACTGCGGCGACTGTTAATCGTCGGCAGCGGTGGCCGGGAGCATGCCCTCAGCTGGGGACTGCGGCGCTGCCCCTCCGTGGAAGTGGTCTGGATTGCACCGGGCAACGGTGGGACCAAAAGTGAAACCAGTGGTGGAACCAGTGATCAGCAGGTCCAGATCGCTGAAACCGACGCCGCTGGACTGCTGAGCCACTGCCGCGCAGAGGCGATCGATCTGGTGATTGTGGGACCGGAAGCCCCCCTGGCAGCCGGGCTGGCCGACACGCTGCGTGAGGCGGGCATCGCCGTCTTCGGTCCTGGAGCTGAAGGGGCGCAGCTGGAAGCCAGCAAAGCCTGGGCCAAGCAACTGATGCAGGATGCCGGCGTTCCCACCGCCAGACATTGGGCGGTGAGCAGCGAAGCCGAGGCGCTGGCGGTGCTGAAGCAGGTCAACTGCCCCCTGGTGGTGAAGGCCGATGGCCTGGCGGCGGGGAAAGGCGTCACCGTGGCCGAGAGCATCGCCGAGACGCAGGCCGCGATTGAAGAGGCCTTTGGCGGACGCTTCGGGGCGGCCGGTGCCCAACTCGTTCTCGAGGAACGGCTGCAAGGCCCGGAAGTGTCCGTGTTCGCTCTCTGTGATGGGGAACGCATGGTGCTGCTGCCGCCAGCCCAGGACCACAAACGGCTGGAGGAGGGCGACCGTGGCCCGAACACCGGAGGGATGGGGGCCTATGCACCGGCACCACTGCTGGATCAGGACGGGTTGGAGCAGGTGCGACAGGCGGTGCTTGAGCCCACCTTGAAGGCTCTGCGGGCACGTGGAATCGAATACCGCGGTGTGATCTATGCGGGGCTGATGCTCACAGCGAACGGGCCACAGGTGATCGAATTCAACTGCCGTTTCGGCGATCCCGAATGCCAGACCCTGGTGCCGCTGCTGGGACCGGAACTGGCCCAGGTCCTGCAGGCTTGTGCCCACGGCCGCCTGGATCTGGCGCCAACGCTGACGATCGGCAACCAGTGCAGCGCCTGTGTGGTGGCGGCTGCCAAGGGCTACCCGAACTCCACCCGCACGGGCGATTCCATCGATCTTCGCTTGGACAGTGATGCGCAGCTGCAGCTGTTCCACGCCGGCACCCGCCTTGATCAATCCGGCAACCTGGTGAGTTCAGGTGGGCGCGTGCTTGCGGTGGTCGCTCAGGGCCGTGATTTCGATGCAGCCTTCGCCGCGGCCTATGGCGGCCTCAAACAAGTGCATTTCGATGGAATCCACTACCGTCGCGATATCGGGCACCAGGTGCGGACCGACTGA
- a CDS encoding ATP-binding protein, whose amino-acid sequence MTSGTQATADWALPPQGGPPDDQDGVWRRIVLWWEEFSLQTKLLAIATLVVSLMMTGITFFALNGIQRDAVMNDTRYARDLGLLLAGNVTELVAQEQDRELADVAEKFWRSSRSVRYIFFADPDGVIYLGIPISATPAGGEGELRLNRRLELPDELRRRPQNPLVRQHLTPKGRVIDVFVPLIRNGRYYGVLGLGVNPNETALASAALTREVTVAVFISIWVLVILGAVFNALTITRPVKELLRGVRSIASGNFQARIALPVGGELGELLTGFNAMASQLEAYDEANIEELTAAQVKQQSLIATMADGAILLDAEGRIVLANPTARRLFRWEGRNLEGQELVEELPDLLAIEVHAPLDALLLSGADSEDLRCNVGEPARTLRIVMQAVRDASGESLKGIAVTVQDLTREVELNAAQSRFISNVSHELRTPLFNIKSYVETLYDLGDQLSDDEKREFLGVANAETDRLTRLVNDVLDLSRLESGRAVQFEPMSLRPAMEQTLRTYRLNADEKQVRLELDVSPDLPEVLGNWDLLLQVLDNLVGNALKFSRAGGVLALRAYPWPDSCRVELQETSVADGPTCQLTSPLPRLRVEVADTGCGISQTDQERIFDRFYRVENSVHTEVGTGLGLSIVRGILEKHGSKVQMASELEVGTIFWFDLPLQQADADELQLQSERRSLAEQEV is encoded by the coding sequence ATGACCAGCGGCACTCAAGCCACCGCTGACTGGGCCCTCCCTCCACAAGGAGGACCGCCCGACGATCAGGACGGCGTCTGGCGCCGCATCGTTCTCTGGTGGGAGGAATTCAGCCTTCAAACCAAGCTGCTCGCCATCGCCACGTTGGTGGTGAGCTTGATGATGACTGGCATCACGTTCTTCGCCCTCAATGGCATCCAGCGCGATGCCGTGATGAACGACACCCGATACGCCCGGGACCTGGGCCTGCTGCTGGCTGGAAATGTCACCGAACTCGTGGCGCAGGAACAGGACCGGGAGCTGGCAGATGTCGCCGAGAAGTTCTGGCGTTCCAGCCGCAGCGTTCGCTACATCTTTTTCGCCGATCCGGATGGGGTTATCTATTTAGGGATTCCGATCAGCGCCACACCGGCCGGTGGGGAGGGGGAATTGCGTCTCAACCGTCGCCTTGAGCTGCCGGATGAACTGCGCCGCCGCCCCCAGAACCCCCTGGTCCGTCAGCACCTGACTCCCAAGGGACGGGTGATCGACGTTTTCGTCCCCCTGATCCGCAACGGGCGTTACTACGGCGTTCTTGGCCTAGGCGTGAACCCCAACGAAACCGCCCTGGCCAGCGCAGCTCTCACCCGCGAGGTGACGGTGGCGGTGTTCATCTCCATCTGGGTGCTGGTGATTCTTGGAGCGGTGTTCAACGCCCTCACCATCACCCGTCCGGTGAAAGAGTTACTGCGCGGCGTCCGTTCGATCGCCTCCGGCAATTTCCAGGCCCGGATCGCCTTGCCCGTCGGCGGGGAACTGGGAGAACTGCTCACCGGCTTCAATGCCATGGCCTCTCAGCTGGAGGCCTATGACGAGGCCAATATCGAAGAGCTCACCGCCGCTCAGGTGAAGCAGCAGTCCTTGATCGCCACCATGGCTGATGGGGCCATCCTGCTGGATGCCGAGGGGCGCATCGTGTTGGCGAACCCCACCGCCAGGCGGCTGTTCCGCTGGGAAGGCCGCAACCTGGAAGGACAGGAACTGGTGGAGGAACTGCCGGATCTGCTGGCGATCGAGGTGCATGCTCCCCTGGACGCCCTGCTGCTCAGTGGAGCTGACAGCGAGGATCTGCGCTGCAACGTCGGTGAGCCTGCCCGCACTCTGCGCATCGTGATGCAGGCGGTGCGCGATGCCAGTGGTGAATCGCTCAAGGGAATCGCCGTCACCGTTCAGGACCTCACCCGCGAGGTGGAGCTGAATGCGGCCCAGAGTCGATTCATCAGCAACGTCTCCCACGAACTGCGCACACCGCTGTTCAACATCAAGAGCTACGTCGAAACCCTCTACGACCTCGGCGACCAGCTCAGTGACGACGAGAAGCGGGAATTCCTTGGTGTTGCCAATGCCGAAACCGATCGTCTGACCCGTCTGGTGAATGACGTGCTCGACCTCTCCCGTCTGGAGTCAGGCCGTGCAGTGCAGTTCGAGCCAATGAGCCTGCGGCCGGCAATGGAGCAGACCCTGCGCACCTACCGCCTCAATGCGGACGAGAAACAGGTGCGCCTGGAACTCGACGTGTCCCCCGACCTACCCGAGGTACTCGGCAACTGGGATCTACTGCTTCAGGTTTTGGACAATCTTGTCGGCAACGCTCTGAAGTTCAGTCGTGCCGGCGGTGTCCTGGCCCTGCGGGCCTATCCCTGGCCGGACAGCTGCCGGGTGGAGCTGCAGGAGACGTCCGTGGCAGACGGCCCCACCTGCCAGCTGACATCACCACTGCCCCGCTTGCGGGTGGAGGTGGCTGACACCGGCTGCGGCATCAGCCAAACCGATCAGGAAAGAATCTTCGACCGGTTTTACCGCGTTGAAAATTCAGTTCACACCGAGGTGGGGACGGGCCTGGGCCTCTCGATCGTGCGCGGCATTCTCGAGAAACACGGCTCCAAAGTGCAGATGGCCAGCGAGCTGGAGGTGGGCACAATTTTCTGGTTTGATTTGCCGCTGCAGCAGGCCGATGCAGACGAGTTGCAACTCCAGTCGGAACGACGCTCTCTGGCTGAACAGGAGGTCTGA
- the kaiC gene encoding circadian clock protein KaiC: MQFPPASGPAQMQVQKLPTGIEGFDDVCQGGLPIGRSTLISGTSGTGKTVFSLHFLHNGIKHFDEPGIFVTFEESPLDILRNAASFGWNLQDMVEQDKLFILDASPDPDGQDVAGSFDLSGLIERINYAIRKYKAKRVAIDSITAVFQQYDAVFVVRREIFRLIARLKEIGVTTVMTTERIDEYGPIARYGVEEFVSDNVVILRNVLEGERRRRTVEILKLRGTTHMKGEFPFTMGAHGISIFPLGAMRLTQRSSNVRVSSGVPRLDEMCGGGFFKDSIILATGATGTGKTLLVSKFIEDACRNKERAILFAYEESRAQLLRNGTSWGIDFEQMEQDGQLKIICAYPESTGLEDHLQIIKTEISQFKPSRMAIDSLSALARGVSHNAFRQFVIGVTGYAKQEEIAGFFTNTSEEFMGSHSITDSHISTITDTILLLQYVEIRGEMARALNVFKMRGSWHDKGIREFVITGNGPQIQDSFSNFERIISGVPHRVTTDERNELSRIARGVSSED; this comes from the coding sequence ATGCAGTTCCCCCCCGCCAGTGGCCCTGCTCAGATGCAGGTACAAAAGCTCCCGACCGGGATCGAGGGCTTTGATGACGTCTGTCAGGGCGGTTTGCCGATTGGACGCAGCACGCTGATCAGCGGAACGTCCGGCACCGGCAAGACCGTGTTCTCGCTGCATTTCCTTCACAATGGAATCAAGCATTTCGACGAGCCCGGCATCTTCGTCACCTTCGAGGAGTCTCCCCTCGACATCCTTCGCAATGCCGCCAGCTTCGGCTGGAACCTGCAGGACATGGTTGAGCAGGACAAGCTGTTCATTCTCGACGCCTCGCCGGATCCGGATGGTCAGGATGTGGCGGGAAGTTTTGATCTCTCAGGCCTGATCGAGCGGATCAACTACGCCATCCGCAAATACAAGGCCAAACGGGTCGCGATCGACTCGATCACGGCGGTGTTTCAGCAGTACGACGCCGTCTTTGTTGTACGTCGGGAGATCTTCAGGCTGATTGCACGTCTCAAGGAGATCGGTGTCACCACGGTGATGACCACCGAGCGGATTGATGAATACGGTCCGATCGCCCGCTATGGCGTTGAGGAATTTGTCTCCGACAACGTTGTGATTCTGCGCAACGTCCTGGAGGGGGAGCGTCGCCGGCGCACCGTCGAGATTCTCAAACTGCGCGGAACCACTCACATGAAGGGTGAGTTCCCCTTCACGATGGGAGCCCATGGCATCAGCATCTTCCCGTTGGGAGCGATGCGCCTCACCCAGCGCTCCTCGAATGTGCGGGTCAGCTCCGGCGTGCCACGCCTCGACGAGATGTGTGGCGGTGGCTTCTTCAAGGATTCGATCATCCTGGCCACCGGCGCAACGGGAACCGGCAAGACGTTGCTGGTGTCCAAGTTCATTGAGGACGCCTGCCGCAACAAGGAACGGGCGATCCTGTTTGCCTATGAGGAATCACGGGCTCAACTGCTGCGCAATGGCACCAGCTGGGGGATCGATTTCGAGCAGATGGAGCAGGACGGTCAGCTCAAGATCATCTGCGCCTATCCCGAATCAACAGGCCTTGAAGATCACCTGCAGATCATCAAAACCGAGATCAGCCAGTTCAAGCCCTCGCGGATGGCGATCGATTCCCTGTCAGCCCTGGCTAGGGGAGTGAGCCACAACGCCTTCCGCCAGTTTGTGATCGGCGTGACCGGTTACGCCAAGCAGGAGGAGATCGCCGGCTTCTTCACGAACACCTCAGAGGAGTTCATGGGGAGCCATTCGATCACTGATTCCCACATCTCAACGATCACCGACACGATCCTGCTGCTGCAGTACGTGGAGATTCGCGGTGAGATGGCCCGTGCCCTGAATGTGTTCAAGATGCGCGGCTCCTGGCACGACAAGGGAATTCGTGAATTTGTGATCACCGGCAACGGACCGCAGATCCAGGATTCGTTCTCCAACTTCGAACGGATCATCTCGGGTGTGCCCCATCGGGTGACTACCGACGAGCGCAACGAGCTCTCAAGGATTGCCCGGGGTGTGTCCAGCGAGGACTGA
- the kaiB gene encoding circadian clock protein KaiB, whose protein sequence is MSPRKTYILKLYVAGNTPNSMRALKTLRNILETEFRGVYALKVIDVLKNPQLAEEDKILATPTLSKILPPPVRRIIGDLSDRERVLIGLDLLYDELADSPLNSGLIDTVDDEDDTSPGDS, encoded by the coding sequence ATGAGCCCCCGCAAGACCTACATCCTCAAGCTCTACGTGGCAGGGAACACGCCCAACTCGATGCGGGCGCTGAAAACCCTGCGCAACATCCTTGAAACCGAGTTTCGCGGCGTTTATGCCCTCAAGGTGATCGACGTGCTGAAGAATCCGCAGCTGGCGGAGGAGGACAAAATCCTGGCCACGCCAACGCTTTCCAAGATTCTCCCGCCACCTGTGCGTCGCATCATCGGCGATCTTTCCGACCGGGAACGGGTGCTGATCGGTCTTGATCTGCTTTACGACGAACTGGCGGATAGCCCGCTCAACTCCGGTTTGATCGACACCGTTGATGACGAGGACGACACATCTCCCGGTGATTCTTAA
- a CDS encoding circadian clock protein KaiA has product MARPALTVALLLRTPELVQTCCQWLPGNRYKPIVVDLAEEGGLAALIERRQEYIDAVVVEQPLLDPVTREQLVSSGLLFPAVVVGEVKGHVDYHSEELHLPADQLEQLGYNIDASISRFLRQGRMDGRQDDNGTGEVWKLSSRLQERLGYLGVFYKRDPSRFLGSLSPDERKELLQSLQRTYRDLLISYFRDPAAANQALESFVNTAFFSDLPITRTVEIHVDLIDEFWKQLRLEGHKNDFLQDYRLALLDVMAHLCEMYRRSIPPDIPLSGSASGRTRREIEPPDAPEMSL; this is encoded by the coding sequence ATGGCCCGGCCGGCCCTAACCGTTGCTCTGTTGCTGAGGACCCCTGAGCTGGTCCAGACCTGTTGTCAGTGGTTGCCGGGAAACCGCTACAAGCCGATCGTCGTTGACCTTGCCGAGGAGGGAGGTCTGGCGGCACTGATCGAGCGACGGCAGGAGTACATCGACGCGGTGGTGGTGGAACAGCCTCTGCTGGACCCAGTCACCCGTGAGCAGCTCGTCAGCTCCGGCTTGCTCTTCCCCGCCGTGGTGGTGGGTGAGGTGAAGGGCCATGTGGACTACCACTCCGAGGAACTGCATTTACCGGCCGATCAGCTGGAACAGCTGGGTTACAACATCGATGCATCGATTTCCCGGTTCCTGCGCCAGGGGCGGATGGATGGCCGTCAGGACGACAATGGGACCGGTGAGGTCTGGAAGCTTTCCAGTCGCCTCCAGGAACGGCTCGGTTATCTGGGGGTTTTCTACAAACGTGATCCATCGCGATTCCTGGGCAGCCTTTCGCCGGATGAACGCAAGGAATTGCTTCAGTCGTTGCAGCGCACCTACCGCGATCTGCTGATCAGCTATTTCCGAGATCCGGCTGCTGCCAACCAGGCCTTGGAGAGTTTCGTGAACACGGCCTTCTTCAGTGATCTGCCGATCACGCGAACCGTGGAAATCCACGTTGATCTGATCGACGAGTTCTGGAAACAGCTTCGCCTTGAGGGGCATAAGAACGACTTTCTTCAGGATTACCGCCTTGCGCTTCTCGATGTAATGGCCCATCTGTGTGAGATGTACCGGCGTTCAATTCCGCCGGACATCCCCCTGTCCGGGTCAGCCTCTGGCCGCACCCGCCGGGAGATCGAGCCCCCCGATGCCCCGGAGATGTCGTTATGA
- the rplU gene encoding 50S ribosomal protein L21: MADTKPSAEDTNAAKASSKAAAKTESTAAGESADAYAIVEASGTQMWLQPNRYYDLDRIHAEVDDTVTLENVLLVKNSKGTTLGQPYVKDASVSLKVMAHRRGAKIIVYKMRPKKKTRRKNGHRQELTRVMVESITVGGKSIS; encoded by the coding sequence ATGGCCGACACCAAGCCCTCTGCTGAGGACACCAACGCTGCAAAGGCTTCTTCCAAAGCAGCTGCCAAGACTGAATCAACAGCCGCTGGAGAATCAGCCGACGCTTACGCGATCGTTGAAGCATCCGGCACCCAGATGTGGCTTCAGCCCAACCGGTACTACGACCTCGACAGGATCCATGCCGAGGTTGATGACACGGTCACCCTGGAGAACGTGCTGCTGGTGAAGAACAGCAAGGGCACAACCCTCGGTCAGCCTTACGTCAAGGACGCCAGCGTCTCCCTGAAGGTGATGGCCCATCGTCGTGGCGCCAAGATCATCGTTTACAAAATGCGCCCCAAGAAGAAAACCAGGCGCAAGAATGGTCACCGGCAGGAACTCACCCGTGTGATGGTGGAGTCCATCACCGTGGGCGGTAAGTCGATCAGCTGA
- the rpmA gene encoding 50S ribosomal protein L27 has translation MAHKKGTGSTRNGRDSNSKRLGVKAYGGETVSAGSILIRQRGTSVLPGVNVGKGKDDTLFALTDGVVKFESIRRGLRNRKRINITQAV, from the coding sequence ATGGCACACAAGAAAGGCACAGGCTCCACACGCAACGGCCGCGATTCCAACTCCAAGCGCTTGGGAGTGAAGGCCTATGGCGGTGAAACGGTCTCTGCCGGCTCAATTTTGATTCGTCAGCGCGGCACATCCGTGCTGCCTGGGGTCAACGTTGGCAAGGGCAAGGACGACACCCTGTTTGCCCTCACCGATGGCGTGGTGAAGTTTGAAAGCATTCGCCGCGGCCTGCGCAACCGCAAGCGCATCAACATCACTCAGGCTGTCTGA
- a CDS encoding DUF2127 domain-containing protein — MKLQGLLIRLIVIKKVVVATLLLLVSVAAAISSQDMGRLALLADDLVDGDRMVLAHLAQRALNLGPDSLRAIALITGTYALLVYLAAWAAWNERRWGDWLLVVLMALPLPYEVFELITQQSPSDAIVLGLNLIGLWIVLTRARRHGHKALPGI; from the coding sequence ATGAAACTGCAGGGCCTTCTCATCCGTTTGATCGTGATCAAGAAGGTGGTGGTGGCCACGCTTTTGCTGCTGGTGAGTGTGGCGGCCGCGATCAGCAGTCAGGACATGGGTCGACTGGCACTGCTTGCTGATGATCTGGTGGATGGTGATCGCATGGTGCTGGCCCACCTTGCTCAGCGAGCACTGAATCTTGGGCCGGATTCTTTGCGGGCGATTGCTTTAATCACCGGCACCTATGCCTTGCTGGTGTATCTGGCAGCTTGGGCGGCCTGGAATGAGCGACGTTGGGGTGACTGGTTGCTGGTGGTGTTGATGGCGCTGCCCCTGCCCTATGAAGTCTTCGAACTGATCACACAACAAAGCCCCAGCGACGCCATCGTGCTGGGGCTCAATCTGATCGGTTTGTGGATTGTGCTGACGCGGGCAAGGCGTCATGGACACAAGGCATTGCCAGGGATCTGA
- a CDS encoding bifunctional 2-polyprenyl-6-hydroxyphenol methylase/3-demethylubiquinol 3-O-methyltransferase UbiG, whose translation MPQLCSSREVDVSAFLDDGLNLKAHLGSYLNLSIEDVDQRLPSSTEELADLHPGAFRAEDATAFYEDTVGTGHLLELAAWHLSSADYIADTLRLQGMFARGQVLDFGGGIGTHALSAALLPQVDHVWFVDLNPHNRSFVQQRADALGISHKLSTHRDLAETAAVRFDTLVCLDVLEHLPDPSAQLLEFHSRMQTGSVALLNWYFFKGHLGQYPFHFDDPGLVEQFFQTLQSRFLEIFHPLLITTRTYQPIG comes from the coding sequence ATGCCGCAGCTGTGCAGCAGTCGTGAGGTGGATGTTTCAGCCTTTCTTGATGACGGCCTGAATCTCAAGGCGCACCTCGGCAGCTATCTGAATTTGTCGATCGAGGATGTCGATCAGCGGCTGCCCAGCAGCACGGAGGAGTTGGCGGATCTGCATCCCGGTGCCTTCCGCGCCGAGGACGCCACGGCTTTTTACGAGGACACCGTCGGGACCGGGCATTTGCTCGAGCTGGCCGCCTGGCACCTGAGCAGTGCTGACTACATCGCCGATACCCTTCGCCTGCAAGGCATGTTCGCGCGGGGACAGGTTCTTGATTTCGGCGGGGGGATCGGCACCCATGCGCTGTCAGCTGCGTTGCTGCCGCAGGTGGACCATGTCTGGTTTGTGGATCTCAATCCCCATAACCGGTCCTTTGTGCAACAACGGGCGGATGCCCTGGGGATCAGCCACAAACTCTCTACCCATCGCGACCTTGCCGAGACGGCGGCCGTTCGTTTCGACACGTTGGTTTGTCTGGATGTGCTGGAACATCTGCCCGACCCCTCTGCGCAACTCCTGGAGTTCCACAGCCGCATGCAGACGGGATCAGTGGCCTTGCTGAACTGGTATTTCTTCAAGGGGCATCTCGGTCAGTACCCCTTCCATTTCGATGATCCAGGGCTTGTGGAGCAGTTCTTTCAAACCCTGCAGAGTCGATTCCTGGAGATCTTCCATCCGCTGTTGATCACGACCCGCACGTACCAGCCGATTGGATGA
- the truB gene encoding tRNA pseudouridine(55) synthase TruB, with the protein MNGPFGFVVIDKPAGMTSHDCVSRLRRSYGLRRVGHGGTLDPSVTGVLPIALGQATRLLPYLPGEKTYRGVLQLGTITSSDDLDGEILSKAPWPRMNGSELNHALDGFRGDIEQKPPQVSAVHVNGERAHRRARRGEQMDLVARPVTIHDLNLLDWDPSSGQLSIEVHCSAGTYIRALARDLGEALGCGGCLRHLRRTQALGFHDHQAVPLPEKDSDPPPPLSPAMALTHLPCRQLSATEETDWRCGRRVSIAEGSESVLLVLNHDRSLAGIGLRDSEDLLRPKVVFNAIG; encoded by the coding sequence GTGAACGGTCCTTTCGGCTTTGTGGTGATCGACAAACCCGCTGGAATGACATCCCACGACTGCGTCAGCCGCCTGCGGCGCAGCTATGGGCTCAGACGCGTCGGCCATGGTGGGACCTTGGATCCATCGGTCACCGGTGTCCTGCCGATCGCCCTTGGGCAGGCAACCCGTTTGCTGCCCTACCTGCCAGGGGAGAAGACTTATCGCGGAGTGCTCCAGCTGGGCACCATCACCAGCAGCGACGACCTCGATGGAGAGATCCTGAGCAAGGCTCCTTGGCCCCGTATGAACGGCAGCGAACTCAATCACGCGCTGGACGGATTTCGCGGAGACATTGAGCAGAAGCCGCCTCAGGTGTCGGCGGTTCACGTGAATGGCGAACGAGCCCACAGAAGAGCCCGCCGTGGTGAGCAGATGGACCTTGTGGCCAGACCGGTGACCATTCATGACCTCAACCTGCTCGATTGGGATCCAAGCAGCGGGCAACTCTCCATTGAGGTTCACTGCTCGGCTGGGACCTACATCCGGGCCCTGGCCCGGGACCTGGGGGAGGCCCTCGGTTGTGGTGGTTGCCTCCGCCATCTGCGCCGAACCCAGGCCCTCGGCTTTCACGACCATCAGGCGGTTCCGCTTCCGGAGAAGGACAGCGACCCGCCACCACCCCTTTCACCGGCAATGGCACTGACACATCTGCCGTGCCGCCAGCTCAGCGCAACCGAAGAAACAGACTGGCGCTGTGGCCGTCGGGTGTCGATCGCCGAAGGAAGCGAGAGCGTCCTACTGGTTCTCAATCACGACCGAAGCCTGGCAGGGATCGGCCTGCGGGACTCCGAGGACCTTCTGAGGCCGAAAGTGGTCTTCAATGCCATCGGATGA
- a CDS encoding YebC/PmpR family DNA-binding transcriptional regulator, translated as MAGHSKWAQIKRTKAVVDAKRGAVFTRLAREISVAARAGADPAGNFQLKTAITRAKAAGVPASNIERAIAKGSGQGGEGSQLEEVRYEGYGPGGVAILVEALTDNRNRTAADLRLAFSKNGGNLGESGCVAYLFEHRSEVLICTDAAQEEQLLESLLDLNADGYELVDETSEAIVFGSYTALEALQDGLRQQGWTISEWSHCWHPLSNIDIEDPDVSEQCLKLLAVLEGLDDVRSVNANLGVFLEP; from the coding sequence ATGGCTGGCCACAGCAAATGGGCCCAGATCAAACGCACAAAAGCGGTGGTCGACGCCAAACGTGGTGCCGTGTTCACACGCCTGGCCCGTGAAATCAGCGTGGCGGCTCGCGCTGGGGCGGATCCAGCCGGCAATTTTCAATTAAAAACAGCGATCACCAGGGCCAAGGCCGCCGGGGTGCCAGCGTCGAATATCGAGCGCGCCATCGCCAAGGGATCCGGCCAGGGGGGCGAAGGCAGCCAGCTGGAAGAGGTGCGTTACGAGGGGTATGGCCCGGGTGGTGTGGCAATCCTGGTGGAGGCTCTCACCGACAATCGAAATCGCACCGCAGCGGACCTGCGACTGGCCTTCAGCAAAAACGGAGGCAATCTCGGTGAATCGGGGTGCGTCGCCTACCTGTTTGAACATCGCAGCGAGGTCCTGATCTGTACAGATGCCGCCCAAGAAGAGCAGCTGCTCGAAAGCCTTCTCGATCTGAACGCGGATGGCTACGAGCTGGTCGACGAGACGTCTGAAGCCATCGTCTTTGGGTCCTACACAGCCCTGGAGGCTCTCCAGGATGGCTTGCGGCAGCAGGGATGGACGATCAGCGAGTGGTCACACTGCTGGCATCCACTCAGCAACATCGACATCGAGGATCCGGATGTCTCCGAGCAATGCCTGAAGCTACTCGCGGTACTGGAAGGTCTTGATGACGTTCGCAGCGTCAACGCCAACCTCGGCGTCTTTCTCGAGCCATGA